In the genome of Schistocerca piceifrons isolate TAMUIC-IGC-003096 chromosome X, iqSchPice1.1, whole genome shotgun sequence, one region contains:
- the LOC124722094 gene encoding uncharacterized protein LOC124722094, whose amino-acid sequence MPRSSKVFKKVRKCQASRCSKDNLKTSPIITNGNDTSTKKASASRRKIDSCQSLDDCGSDTQATSGFRLIDLKILSDIISSACVCADCGAKSLRLYDEENRIGIVCMLHLTCESCHSDTAFRTSASSNRIYEANMRLIYGMRCLGIGREGTRLFCGIMNMPQPSARYTTGNKTLLSALQEEVEENLKSSAKEAVKMNSELKTEADNTPDTDLCVSCDGTWMKRGHTSLYGVSSVISVDTGKILDVQVMSKYCYSCVLGKRAGEVEENKWQVEHKKVCCRNYSGSSGGMEPAAMKLMFHRSVEKYGVRYTKYLGDGDSSSFKTVLESEPYGPHCAIEKLECVGHVQKRMGGRLLKLKRELKGRKLEDGKLLGGPNRLTDKEIHSLQVYYGKAIRDNSGNLNNMQKAVWSIYFHKLSTDDKPVHNLCDISWCKFKQAERDGMNYSHKHSLPVAVLSAIKPTFRCLAEPDLLRKCVHGKTQNPNESYNSLIWKRCPKTTFVSTIIVEIAAYDACLVFNNGNLGRIKTLQRLGFHPGAFTYSILKDIDDKRVAAADITANKIEQQVNQRRQAKKRLLADEEEYAYGLH is encoded by the coding sequence ATGCCGCGTTCTAGTAAGGTGTTTAAAAAGGTTAGAAAGTGTCAAGCTTCTCGATGTAGTAAAGACAACTTGAAAACCAGCCCCATAATAACAAATGGAAACGATACTTCAACCAAGAAAGCGAGTGCTTCGAGAAGGAAAATTGACAGCTGTCAATCACTTGATGATTGTGGCTCAGACACTCAAGCTACTAGTGGTTTTAGGCTTATTGATTTGAAAATACTATCTGATATTATATCATCTGCTTGTGTATGTGCTGACTGTGGTGCAAAAAGTTTGAGATTATATGACGAAGAAAACAGAATTGGAATAGTGTGTATGTTGCATCTTACTTGTGAAAGCTGTCATTCAGACACTGCTTTTAGAACTTCGGCATCAAGTAACCGGATATATGAAGCAAATATGCGTTTAATATATGGCATGAGATGTTTGGGCATAGGCAGGGAAGGTACCAGACTGTTTTGTGGGATCATGAACATGCCACAACCAAGTGCTAGGTACACCACTGGAAATAAAACACTGCTAAGTGCTCTTCAAGAGGAAGTGGAAGAAAACTTGAAGTCCTCTGCAAAGGAAGCTGTGAAGATGAATAGTGAACTAAAGACAGAAGCAGATAACACGCCAGACACCGATTTGTGTGTGTCATGTGATGGAACGTGGATGAAGCGTGGACATACATCACTGTATGGAGTATCATCTGTCATTAGTGTTGATACTGGAAAAATTCTTGACGTTCAGGTAATGAGCAAATATTGCTATAGCTGTGTACTCGGAAAGAGAGCtggtgaagtggaagaaaataagtggcAGGTTGAACACAAGAAAGTGTGCTGTAGAAATTATTCTGGTTCTAGTGGTGGAATGGAACCTGCAGCTATGAAACTTATGTTCCATCGAAGTGTGGAAAAGTACGGTGTTAGATACacaaaataccttggtgatggtgactcCAGCTCCTTCAAAACTGTTTTGGAAAGTGAACCTTATGGTCCCCATTGTgctatagaaaagttggaatgtgttggacatgtgcaaaaacgaatgggaggcagacttttaaaattgaaacgTGAATTGAAGGGCAGgaaacttgaggatggaaaactttTAGGTGGTCCCAACAGActcacagacaaagaaattcaTTCTTTACAAGTGTACTATGGCAAGGCAATAAGGGACAACAGTGGAAATTTGAATAACATGCAGAAGGCTGTGTGgtctatttattttcataaactatCCACAGATGACAAACCTGTACataatttgtgtgacatatcgtggTGCAAATTCAAGCAGGCTGAGCGTGATGGCATGAActattcacacaagcacagtttACCTGTGGCTGTTTTAAGTGCTATAAAACCAACATTTAGGTGTTTAGCAGAGCCAGACCTCCTACGAAAGTGTgtgcatggaaagacacaaaaccctaatgaaagttacaactcACTGATTTGGAAACGTTGCCcaaaaacaacatttgtttcaacaattattgttgaaattgctgcatatgatgcttgtttagtttttaacaaTGGTAATCTTGGAAGAATAAAAACTCTACAGAGGCTAGGATTTCATCCAGGAGCTTTCACCTATTCAATATTGAAGGACATCGATGACAAAAGAGTTGCTGCGGCTGATATTACAGCCAATAAAATTGAACAGCAGGTTAACCAAAGAAGACAAGCAAAGAAGAGACTGCTTGCAGATGAAGAGGAGTATGCATATGGCTTGCACTAG